In Lathyrus oleraceus cultivar Zhongwan6 chromosome 2, CAAS_Psat_ZW6_1.0, whole genome shotgun sequence, the DNA window CTTACACGAACTGAGCTACTTCACGCTTCATTCCCGAccaccaaaataatcttttcaaatcttGGTACATCTTAGTCGCTCCGGGATGAATACTCAAATTACTCCTATGGCTTTCTTCCAAGATCATCCTTTTTAAATCCACATCATCGGGAACATAAATCCTATCACGAAACCTCAACACACCTTGTGCATCCAATTTGAAATCCTCATTCTCAGATTGTCCGAGTCCAATGATCACATCAACAAGTTTCATATCCAACTTTTGAGCCTCTCTAATGCTATCAAGAAAATCATTGTTAATCTTTAACATACCCAAAATCACACTTCTTGGTGTCACCTCGATCACTAAGCTCATATCTCGGAATTTCTCAATCAACTCCAACTCTTTCATCATCAAGGTCGACATATGCAAAGTATTCCTACTTATAGCATCGGCCACCACATTCGCTTTTCCCAGATGGTAgttcaacccaaagtcataatcctttaGCAATTTCAgccatctcctttgtctcatgtttagctctttctgatcaaacaaatacttcaagCTTTTATGGTCACTAAAGACTTCAAATCTAGATCCATAAAGGTAATGTCtccaaattttcaaaacaaacaCAACCGCCGCAAGCTCCAAATCATGCGTAGGGTAGTTCTTCTCATGAATCCTCAattgtctagaagcataagcAACCACTTTACCATTCTGCATAAGCACACCTCCTAATCCCATCTTCGAAGCATCGCAATAAACCACAAACGGTTCCTCGGGATTTGGCAAAATTAAAATCGGAGCTGTTGTCAACGTTTTCTTCAACTCAAGGAAACTTCTTATCTCGGTAACTGATGTAGGAGCTTCCCATTGCAACACCGCATCAATCTTCGATGGATCAACCACAATTCCGTCACTGGAAACAACATGACCAAGAAAGCTAACTTCTCTTTCTGGCGGTGCACTAGGAATCTCATCGGTAAAAACTTCAGGGAAATTGCACACCACTGGCAAGTCCGCAATTACAGCCTGACTCTCCACAGACAAGCTTGCCATCAACAAGAACACCAACGCGTCTTCTTCTATGAACTCCTTCAATTGTTTCTTGGATAACAATTCTGTTCTTCCCTCTTCTTCGGCAGAAGAAAACCTCACAGTGTTGttgtagcaattaatatgaaCATAGTTGGATTTCAACCAGTCCATACCCAATACTACATCCAACCCGACAAGTGGCAAACAAACAAGATCAACTACAAAATCTTTACCAAATATTGACAAGGGGCAACTCTTACACACAAGAGACGAAGATACCGTTCCCTTAACGGGAACCTCAACAATCATATCTCTACCCAAGGAAGACAAAGAAAGACCCAATCTTTCAACACAATCCGCAACAACAAAACAGTGTGTggcaccggtatcaataatagtaattaaaggaaTGTTATTAATGAAACAAGTACCTCGAACAAGTCCATCTTCATTTATAGTCTGAGTTCCCGACAAAGCAAACACTTTACCACTCTCTTGTCCCCTCTTTGGCTTCTGACATTTAGCACTGATATGTCCTCCTTCCCCACAGTTAAAGCAAATAACATCCTTCTGCTTACAATCACGAGCCGCATGTCCCGGCATACCACCACAGAAACATCTCGTTTCACCAAGCCTACACACATTACTCGtgtgacccggctttccacacttgAAACAGATAACATTAGCAGAAGCATCTCCCCCACTTGTTCTTCGACCCGGAATCACTTTCTGTTTCCCTTTTCCAACCGGAGTTTCATATGGCTTACCACGGCTGTGTTTGCCCCTTCCTCTATTCTCAGACAAGATCTTATAGTGTGCATTGTTGTCCTCTTCAAAGATTCTACAACTATCAATCAGATCCGCAAAGACGCGAATCTTTTGATATCCCACAGCTTTCTTAATTTCCGGAcgcaatccattttcaaacttgatgcacttaGAGAATTCGGCATTCGCTCCATCATAGTGAGGATAGAACTTAGCCAATTcagtgaacttagcagcatactccgtgACTGACAAGTTCCCTTGCTTCAACTCGAGGAATTCAATCTCTTTCTTTCCTCGCACATCTtctggataatacttcctcagaaattctCTACGAAACACTTCTCAAGTAATCTCCTCGCCCGCAGTTTCCAACCTTAGACGAGTGTCCACCCACCAATCATCGGCTTCACCTGACAGCTTATGAGTTCCATAACGGATCTTTTGCACAAGAGTGCAATCCAtcactctgaagattctttcaatctccttcaaccaagCCAAGGTTCCTTGCATGTGACTATTCACATGCAGGCGCCAAGAGCAAGGGCacctcttccttgcatgtgaatATTCACATGCGTGCGCCTAAGACTATGGATACTCTACTTTTGTCAttgcatgcaaccaatcacatGTTGCGTAGGTTGCAAACCTAGTAAGACCCCCTCATCTATAAATAAGCTTCAAATCACAATATCAAATCATCTCCAACACTAATCATTTATACTCTTTCTTTACCACACTCTTTCTCTGCCACACTCAAGCTCTGCAACATCAAATTATGTCTCTGTTGACTATGAGTGATGAACACAGAGGAacactcgagaatatctcgacatttgtatgttatcactctctttttacttattccattgTTAAGTCGTATACCTTTGTTATATATGTTTGTATTATATATTACTTCTTCTTATTGTATTTCTTACTTATGTGTTATTAGGACCCAAAGCATTTTCGatgccgtgtacatgaatatgtaccccacgatcctttgatagaaccatatattagaggacgtggatttggaaatctcctCAACATTGTCTCATACTCGGaggactacaagttcattcttgctttgttggagaggtggagactgtaacaccccaattctacccgttgtaaattcaattaaaaatcagagtaaacaaatttcacacaaaattgAGGCATCACATATATCATTTCATCAACACTTAAACAAATTACACAACACGGCAATTGCGCAAGGATCCACTTAGTCCTTGTTAAATAATAAACAACAATGTATATGGATTCACCTAGTCCATATAGCAGCAATACACAAAACATCGCAACGGAAATCATTTAGATAATTAAGTTGAGTCGTACATTTACACA includes these proteins:
- the LOC127123807 gene encoding uncharacterized protein LOC127123807: MQGTLAWLKEIERIFRVMDCTLVQKIRYGTHKLSGEADDWWVDTRLREFLRKYYPEDVRGKKEIEFLELKQGNLSVTEYAAKFTELAKFYPHYDGANAEFSKCIKFENGLRPEIKKAVGYQKIRVFADLIDSCRIFEEDNNAHYKILSENRGRGKHSRGKPYETPVGKGKQKVIPGRRTSGGDASANVICFKCGKPGHTSNVCRLGETRCFCGGMPGHAARDCKQKDVICFNCGEGGHISAKCQKPKRGQESGKVFALSGTQTINEDGLVRGTCFINNIPLITIIDTGATHCFVVADCVERLGLSLSSLGRDMIVEVPVKGTVSSSLVCKSCPLSIFGKDFVVDLVCLPLVGLDVVLGMDWLKSNYVHINCYNNTVRFSSAEEEGRTELLSKKQLKEFIEEDALVFLLMASLSVESQAVIADLPVVCNFPEVFTDEIPSAPPEREVSFLGHVVSSDGIVVDPSKIDAVLQWEAPTSVTEIRSFLELKKTLTTAPILILPNPEEPFVVYCDASKMGLGGVLMQNGKVVAYASRQLRIHEKNYPTHDLELAAVVFVLKIWRHYLYGSRFEVFSDHKSLNIREAQKLDMKLVDVIIGLGQSENEDFKLDAQGVLRFRDRIYVPDDVDLKRMILEESHRSNLSIHPGATKMYQDLKRLFWWSGMKREVAQFV